A region of Rhinoraja longicauda isolate Sanriku21f chromosome 1, sRhiLon1.1, whole genome shotgun sequence DNA encodes the following proteins:
- the LOC144598438 gene encoding interferon-induced very large GTPase 1-like, which produces MGSLSSTLNSWSGNLNTPQLVRDLGLQDHYPHKLSLVSMREVSWDKLDDSKPTRPEDLPWRFLQMILSANSLVRNPKWPPAQSTDGHSSDDEDFSDFFEVKGPGNSGMNPLDIIAAIFLCADHSLQQELMLKMSLCQLALPFLLPEGHSYPRDKVRGPMEGSGATLLLWAMRPIVKMWCPQSPPGSSPVVEMPIVTAPVPTVSFLRLGRCTVSKSRVLNLTLSQTQLEQNIFLHSGMECGNVPRGISDGMAEISWYLPSGKSNTDIFPEAATFINLRGDAETYQGHTRFLAKVSAALFIFIDVIGEKEREFLTSLAQSPAKLFLIVNTRISQQQITPEQVKKLFKDLKLQPQQCIVRTNVNETELVEKLRSQIEQVIPMSDGVQSFLSLEQMGDIARESGIQVDEHQPEIQQAKDLTSKPQREADPGYGREPEDPCHRHSPGLPVGMIGVAPAGNNQAENRSPLQLVRDLGLQDHYPHKLSLVSMREVSWDKLDDNKPTRPEDLPWRFLQMILSANSLARNPEWPPAQSTDGHSSDDEDFSDFFEVKGPGDSGINPLDIIAANFLCADHSLQQELMLKMSLCQLALPFLLPEGHSYPRDKVRGPMEGPGATLLLWAMRPIVKMWCPQSPTGSSCVVEMPIVTAPVPTVSFLRLGRCTVSKSRVLNLTLSQTQLQQNIFLHSGMECGNVPRGISDGMAEISWYLPSGKSNTDIFPEAAAFINLRGDAETYQGHTRFLAKVSAALFIFIDVISETEREFLTSLAQSPAKLFLIVNTRISQQHITPEQVKKLFKDLKLQPQQCIVRTNVKETELVEKLRSQIEQVILMRDRDQSFLSLEQMGDIARESGIEVDEHQPEIQRAKDLTSKPQREADPGDGREPEDPCHRHSPGLPVGMIGVPPVGNNQAENRSPLQLVRDLGLQDHYPHKLSLVSMREVSWDKLDDSKPTRPEDLPWRFLQMILSANSLARNPEWPPAQSSKDNNDDVEDFSHLFLAQEPGDSGMNPLDIIAAIFLCADHSLQQELMLKMSLCQLALPFLLPEGHSYPRDKVRGPMEGPGATLLLWAMRPIVKMWCPQSPTGSSRVVEMPIVTAPVPTVSFLRLGRCTVSKSRVLNLTLSQTQLQQNIFLHSGMECGNVPRRISDGMAEISWYLPSGKSNKDIFPEAAAFINLRGDAETYQGHTRFLAKVSAALFIFIDVIGETEREFLTSLAQSPAKLFLIVNAYTSEQHINPEQVKKLFKDLKLQPQQCIVRTNVNEAKLVEKLRSQVEQVILMRDRDQSFLSLEQMGDIARESGIQVDEHQPEIQRAKDLTKILGSLDPADITGYKKRVLPFHGEPWQGLSKVEKEKSRMKLRGDRTTETYNHELDQEKKRIREAQLRQSLSEEMQMFIDHLTGPGGDVRAISLQWLKLMLDSKSREIMAGLRRDYKELSKDSMQKVKELKNMDQRMTDSSLGLEHFMRELGQVYELSVTQHNIKQQIQIHPHVLQLPGVAAELLLDGFPLELIDGDVSNVPVSWITAVLEAVAEKVGRASRVFVLTVIGVQSTGKSTLLNTMFCLRFAVSSGRCTRGAYMQLMKVTGSLAEELGCDFILVIDTEGLRAPELATLTDSYEHDNELATFVVGLSNITLVNIGMENIAEMKDILQIVVHSLLRMKQTGKRPKCIFVHQNVGDVSAHDQNLRGRQKLLEQLDKMTEAAAKLEKLEGVTFHDVMDYDADKDNWYIPGLWQGTPPMAAVNTGYSEHVFQLKNSLIQCLLKGKPEQGAFTIPDFTKWVTGLWEQVKHENFIFCFQNSLFAEAYNQLSVTYKGWEWELRKYTHSWGNEAENRVNNASGDLNLLLQTLEREIRTEINKREGETLDKLKALFESGADNMQLMEKYREEFKLSISSLCSRLQYDSMQRCRDAVNRRVGLQEVDASWNKFHQKIEQQVKELLLKCKGSNQELGDKELQTAFGKMWQDTLSQLDYQPCRERNIEQEIENLLRDHTAAQGRVINKMLGRKSLSKQGTQCFQIEGKHINTTWVRFVKTTVRISSHHADVNQATMITRSLEDECHQWISDITKMDMDYDIRYCIDLLNIIQEKMNNISHPNFTMSEEFRAEFKLHLCGYAVPRFQEMQTRFIQKHDPRQRLENMNGQYFDLFMDIYTEQDENQRQGQRFAQSCFLPALRDATLKALSVNIVDDMKQNDPKRKYSLRNNFTVALLVHLKQRGTFDDYHRYITDLENLAKDWLHQQVIEHCMTQRDGESTFTQLAKGILIQITRQAKEVVEHAVMQNFAGNAQSFLDMFVEKLKTRISMPKDEMNLVLFHSDGDGKKWAEAVLPSIEEVEQRLLSEVTGWDVQAKIGELSIKPSEELFKGLFSCTKKCPFCGVFCDSETPVHSQHSCKQHRPNGLNGYRFIKSEDLVTDVCTASVAGNGSFRNKDTNGEFKPYKDYQNVNDYYKSWTIQREISTQAASYWKRIFYFFNEQFAEKYKAKPAEIDDAWNIEWDVVREDLNKTYNTDIQSW; this is translated from the exons ATGGGGAGTCTTTCATCAACATTAAATAGCTGGTCTGGAAACCTGAACACTCCACAGCTTGTGAGGGATTTGGGTTTACAGGATCATTATCCTCACAAACTGTCACTGGTGTCCATGCGGGAGGTATCCTGGGATAAACTGGACGACAGCAAACCAACTCGACCAGAAGATCTTCCTTGGAGATTTCTCCAAATGATCCTCTCAGCTAATTCACTGGTGAGGAATCCTAAATGGCCCCCTGCTCAGTCCACAGACGGTCACAGCAGTGACGATGAAGACTTCAGTGATTTCTTTGAAGTGAAAGGGCCAGGAAATTCTGGAATGAACCCTCTGGATAtcattgctgccattttcctctgtgccgaccactctcttcagcaggaactgatgctgaagatgtctctgtgccAACTTGCATTGCCCTTTCTGCTGCCGGAAGGGCACAGTTACCCCAGGGACAAGGTGAGGGGACCCATGGAAGGGTCTGGTGCCACCCTTCTCCTCTGGGCCATGAGGCCCATTGTTAAAATGTGGTGCCCACAATCTCCCCCAGGGAGCAGCCCCGTTGTGGAGATGCCCATCGTGACAGCACCCGTGCCAACTgtctccttcctcagactcggaaggtgcacggtgtccaaatccagggtcctcaatctcaccttgagccagacccagctggagcagaacatcttcctgcactccgggaTGGAATGTGGGAATGTGCCTCGTGGGATATCGGATGGGATGGCTGAGATCAGCTGGTATCTACCTTCTGGGAAGAGCAACACGGACATTTTCCCAGAGGCTGCTACATTCATCAACCTCCGAGGTGATGCTGAAACTTACCAGGGACACACTCGGTTTCTGGCAAAAGTCTCTGCTgctctctttattttcattgacgtTATCGGTGAGAAGGAAAGAGAATTCCTCACCTCTCTCGCACAGTCACCGGCAAAACTCTTTCTGATAGTGAACACTCGCATCAGTCAGCAACAAATCACCCCTGAGCAGGTAAAGAAGCTGTTCAAAGATCTGAAGTTACAACCTCAACAATGCATTGTTCGGACAAATGTAAACGAGACCGAACTTGTGGAAAAACTACGTTCTCAGATAGAACAAGTGATTCCCATGAGTGACGGGGTTCAGAGCTTCCTGAGTCTGGaacaaatgggtgacattgcgaggGAAAGTGGGATTCAGGTCGATGAACATCAGCCTGAAATACAACAGGCCAAGGACCTGACGTCCAAACCACAGAGAGAGGCCGACCCTGGATACGGCAGGGAACCAGAGGATCCATGTCACCGGCATTCACCAGGTCTCCCAGTGGGAATGATTGGTGTTGCACCAGCTGGAAATAACCAGGCTGAAAATCGGAGCCCCCTACAACTAGTGAGGGATTTGGGTTTACAGGATCATTATCCTCACAAACTGTCACTGGTGTCCATGCGGGAGGTATCCTGGGATAAACTGGATGACAACAAACCAACTCGACCAGAAGATCTTCCTTGGAGATTTCTCCAAATGATCCTCTCAGCTAATTCACTGGCGAGGAATCCTGAATGGCCCCCTGCTCAGTCCACAGACGGTCACAGCAGTGACGATGAAGACTTCAGTGATTTCTTTGAAGTGAAAGGGCCAGGAGATTCTGGAATTAACCCTCTGGATATCATTGCTGCCAATTTCCtctgtgccgaccactctctccagcaggaactgatgctgaagatgtctctgtgccAACTTGCATTGCCCTTTCTGCTGCCGGAAGGGCACAGTTACCCCAGGGACAAGGTGAGGGGACCCATGGAAGGGCCTGGTGCCACCCTACTCCTCTGGGCCATGAGGCCCATTGTTAAAATGTGGTGCCCACAATCTCCCACAGGGAGCAGCTGTGTTGTGGAGATGCCCATCGTGACAGCACCCGTGCCAACTgtctccttcctcagactcggaaggtgcacggtgtccaaatccagagtcctcaatctcaccttgagccagacccagctgcagcagaacatcttcctgcactccgggaTGGAATGTGGGAATGTGCCTCGTGGGATATCGGATGGGATGGCTGAGATCAGCTGGTATCTACCTTCTGGGAAGAGCAACACGGACATTTTCCCAGAGGCTGCTGCATTCATTAACCTCCGAGGTGATGCTGAAACTTACCAGGGACACACTCGGTTTCTGGCAAAAGTCTCTGCTgctctctttattttcattgacgtTATCAGTGAGACGGAAAGAGAATTCCTCACCTCTCTCGCACAGTCACCGGCAAAACTCTTTCTGATAGTGAACACTCGCATCAGTCAGCAACACATCACCCCTGAGCAGGTAAAGAAACTGTTCAAAGATCTGAAGTTACAACCTCAACAATGCATTGTTCGGACAAATGTAAAAGAGACCGAACTCGTGGAAAAACTACGTTCTCAGATAGAACAAGTGATTCTAATGAGGGACAGGGACCAGAGCTTCCTGAGTCTGGaacaaatgggtgacattgcgagaGAAAGTGGGATTGAG GTCGATGAACATCAGCCTGAAATACAACGGGCCAAGGACCTGACGTCCAAACCACAGAGGGAGGCTGACCCTGGAGACGGCAGGGAACCAGAGGATCCATGTCACCGGCATTCACCAGGTCTCCCAGTGGGAATGATTGGTGTTCCACCAGTTGGAAATAACCAGGCTGAAAATCGGAGCCCCCTACAACTAGTGAGGGATTTGGGTTTACAGGATCATTATCCTCACAAACTGTCACTGGTGTCCATGCGGGAGGTATCCTGGGATAAACTGGACGACAGCAAACCAACTCGACCAGAAGATCTTCCTTGGAGATTTCTCCAAATGATCCTCTCAGCTAATTCACTGGCGAGGAATCCTGAATGGCCCCCTGCTCAGTCTTCAAAAGACAACAACGATGATGTAGAAGATTTCAGCCATTTGTTTCTTGCACAAGAGCCAGGAGATTCTGGGATGAACCCTCTGGATAtcattgctgccattttcctctgtgctgaccactctctccaacaggaactgatgctgaagatgtctctgtgccAACTTGCATTGCCCTTTCTGCTGCCGGAAGGGCACAGTTACCCCAGGGACAAGGTGAGGGGACCCATGGAAGGGCCTGGTGCCACCCTTCTCCTCTGGGCCATGAGGCCCATTGTTAAAATGTGGTGCCCACAATCTCCCACAGGGAGCAGCCGCGTTGTGGAGATGCCCATCGTGACAGCACCCGTGCCAACTgtctccttcctcagactcggaaggtgcacggtgtccaaatccagagtcctcaatctcaccttgagccagacccagctgcagcagaacatcttcctgcactccgggaTGGAATGTGGGAATGTGCCTCGTAGGATATCGGATGGGATGGCTGAGATCAGCTGGTATCTACCTTCTGGGAAGAGCAACAAGGACATTTTCCCAGAGGCTGCTGCATTCATCAACCTCCGAGGTGATGCTGAAACTTACCAGGGACACACTCGGTTTCTGGCAAAAGTCTCTGCTgctctctttattttcattgacgtTATCGGTGAGACGGAAAGAGAATTCCTCACCTCTCTCGCACAGTCACCGGCAAAACTCTTTCTGATAGTGAACGCTTACACCAGTGAGCAACACATCAACCCTGAGCAGGTAAAGAAACTGTTCAAAGATCTGAAGTTACAACCTCAACAATGCATTGTTCGGACAAATGTAAACGAGGCCAAACTTGTGGAAAAACtacgttctcaggtagaacaagtGATTCTAATGAGGGACAGGGACCAGAGCTTCCTGAGTCTGGaacaaatgggtgacattgcgaggGAAAGTGGGATCCAGGTCGATGAACATCAGCCTGAAATACAACGGGCCAAGGACCTGACCAAAATACTGGGCAGTCTTGACCCAGCAGACATCACTGGGTATAAAAAGAGAGTGCTGCCCTTTCATGGGGAGCCCTGGCAAGGGCTGTCTAAAGTTGAGAAAGAGAAGTCTCGGATGAAACTCCGTGGGGACAGAACCACAGAGACATATAACCACGAGCTGGACCAAGAGAAGAAAAGAATCCGGGAAGCTCAGCTCAGACAGAGCCTGTCGGAGGAGATGCAGATGTTCATTGACCACCTCACCGGTCCTGGTGGGGATGTCAGGGCCATTTCCTTGCAGTGGCTGAAGCTGATGCTGGACAGTAAATCAAGGGAAATCATGGCAGGGTTGCGCAGGGATTATAAAGAACTGAGCAAAGATTCAATGCAGAAGGTCAAGGagctgaagaacatggatcagAGGATGACTGATAGTTCCCTGGGACTTGAGCATTTCATGAGGGAACTGGGCCAGGTTTATGAACTCTCAGTGACACAACACAACATCAAGCAACAAATACAGATCCACCCACATGTGCTTCAGTTACCGGGTGTTGCTGCTGAACTGTTGCTGGATGGGTTCCCACTGGAGCTCATTGATGGAGATGTCTCCAACGTTCCTGTTTCATGGATCACTGCTGTACTGGAAGCAGTGGCTGAGAAGGTGGGACGTGCTTCCCGAGTGTTTGTGCTGACAGTGATTGGAGTTCAGAGCACGGGCAAGTCCACGCTCCTCAATACAATGTTCTGTTTGCGGTTTGCTGTGAGCAGCGGCCGATGTACTCGAGGGGCCTACATGCAGCTGATGAAGGTCACAGGGAGCCTGGCGGAGGAGCTGGGCTGTGACTTCATCCTGGTCATTGACACGGAGGGGTTGAGAGCTCCAGAACTTGCAACACTAACAGACAGCTATGAACACGACAATGAGCTGGCAACATTCGTGGTGGGATTAAGCAACATAACGTTGGTAAACATAGGCATGGAAAACATCGCAGAGATGAAAGATATTTTACAGATTGTTGTTCATTCCTTACTCCGTATGAAGCAGACGGGGAAAAGACCAAAGTGTATATTTGTCCACCAGAATGTTGGGGATGTGAGTGCACACGATCAGAATCTGAGAGGCCGTCAGAAACTCCTGGAACAGCTGGATAAGATGACAGAGGCTGCAGCAAAACTGGAGAAGCTGGAGGGAGTAACGTTCCATGATGTGATGGACTACGATGCTGACAAGGACAACTGGTACATCCCTGGTCTGTGGCAAGGTACTCCCCCAATGGCTGCCGTCAACACTGGCTACAGTGAACATGTCTTCCAACTGAAGAACAGTCTCATTCAATGTTTACTCAAAGGGAAACCAGAACAAGGAGCTTTCACAATCCCAGACTTCACCAAATGGGTGACTGGGCTCTGGGAGCAGGTGAAACATGAGAATTTCATTTTCTGCTTCCAGAACAGTCTgtttgcagaggcttacaacCAGCTCTCTGTGACGTACAAGGGCTGGGAGTGGGAGCTCCGCAAATACACACACTCCTGGGGAAATGAGGCTGAAAACAGAGTAAACAATGCCAGTGGTGACCTCAACCTACTGCTCCAAACACTGGAACGTGAGATCAGGACGGAGATTAACAAAAGGGAGGGTGAGACTCTGGATAAACTAAAAGCTCTGTTTGAAAGTGGGGCTGATAACATGCAGCTGATGGAGAAATACAGGGAGGAGTTCAAGCTCAGCATCTCCAGTTTATGTTCACGGCTTCAGTACGATTCAATGCAGAGATGTAGGGATGCTGTGAACAGACGTGTGGGACTGCAGGAAGTGGATGCTAGTTGGAATAAATTTCACCAGAAGATCGAACAACAGGTCAAGGAGCTTTTATTAAAGTGTAAAGGGTCAAATCAGGAGTTGggtgacaaggaactgcaaactgcCTTTGGAAAGATGTGGCAAGACACACTGTCACAGCTGGACTATCAGCCCTGCAGAGAAAGAAACATTGAACAGGAGATTGAAAATCTTCTCAGAGACCACACAGCAGCTCAAGGAAGGGTGATTAATAAAATGCTAGGAAGAAAATCTCTCAGTAAACAGGGAACCCAGTGCTTTCAAATTGAAGGGAAACACATCAATACGACATGGGTGAGATTTGTTAAAACCACAGTTAGGATATCCTCGCACCATGCAGATGTTAATCAGGCAACCATGATAACACGGTCCCTCGAGGATGAATGCCATCAATGGATCAGTGACATCACAAAAATGGACATGGATTATGACATTAGATATTGTATTGATCTTTTGAATATTATACAGGAGAAAATGAACAATATTTCACACCCAAACTTCACAATGAGTGAGGAATTCAGGGCTGAGTTTAAACTTCACCTGTGTGGTTACGCTGTACCAAGATTCCAAGAGATGCAGACAAGGTTCATCCAGAAACATGACCCGCGGCAAAGACTGGAAAACATGAATGGTCAATACTTTGATCTCTTCATGGACATTTACACAGAGCAGGATGAGAACCAGAGACAAGGACAACGGTTTGCACAATCTTGTTTCTTGCCAGCTCTCAGAGACGCCACCCTCAAGGCTCTCAGTGTGAACATCGTGGATGATATGAAACAAAATGACCCTAAGAGAAAGTACAGTCTCCGCAACAACTTCACTGTTGCCCTCCTGGTGCACTTGAAACAAAGGGGTACATTTGATGACTATCACCGGTATATCACTGACCTTGAGAATTTGGCCAAAGACTGGCTCCATCAGCAGGTTATTGAACACTGCATGACACAACGTGATGGGGAGAGCACGTTTACCCAACTGGCTAAAGGAATCCTCATACAGATCACTAGGCAAGCTAAAGAGGTTGTTGAACATGCGGTGATGCAGAActttgctggaaatgctcagagcTTCCTCGACATGTTTGTTGAGAAGTTAAAAACCAGGATCTCAATGCCCAAAGATGAAATGAACCTCGTTCTGTTTCACAGTGACGGCGATGGCAAGAAATGGGCAGAAGCAGTTCTGCCATCTATTGAAGAGGTGGAGCAGAGACTCCTCAGTGAGGTAACAGGCTGGGATGTCCAAGCAAAGATTGGAGAATTATCCATTAAACCCAGTGAAGAGCTGTTCAAAGGGTTATTCAGCTGTACTAAGAAATGTCCTTTCTGTGGGGTTTTCTGTGACTCAGAGACCCCGGTACACTCACAGCATTCTTGTAAGCAGCACAGACCTAATGGACTCAATGGGTATCGTTTCATAAAAAGTGAAGATCTTGTAACTGATGTCTGCACAGCTTCAGTCGCAGGTAATGGATCGTTTAGAAATAAGGACACAAATGGAGAATTCAAACCCTACAAGGATTACCAAAATGTCAATGATTACTACAAATCCTGGACCATCCAGCGGGAGatttccacacaggcagcatcctatTGGAAGAGGATTTTCTACTTTTTCAATGAGCAGTTTGCTGAAAAATACAAAGCAAAACCTGCAGAGATCGATGATGCCTGGAACATTGAATGGGATGTGGTGAGGGAAGATCTGAATAAGACGTATAACACAGACATTCAGTCTTGGTGA